Genomic DNA from Halorussus rarus:
TCTAGAGGGACTGGTGGTTCCCCTTGACCTTGAATTGCGTCTACGAACTGATCAATCACCACGTAGTGGCCATTACTGTGCTCACCGCGTTCGTCGCCCTGTTTCCGATACCACTCGCGTTCAAGATAGCTAAACGCGTTCTTACCAACATTAAATACGTGTTGCCCCGCAGCATCAAGACTGTCGATAACGAGTGAACCGGCCGAGAATCCCGACTTAGTCGTGTAATCGAACGTCCCTTTTTTCATGAAATCGACGCGAAGCTCACCATCTGTTCCGTGAACGTGTAGCTGATCCTGCGAGACTGAATTAGTGATTATTTTTATAGTTATTAAACGGCCTTCAGTATCTTGTGCCTCGATGGAGACCCCGTCGAATTCTATCGGTTCGCCATAGTCTGCAAAATTTTGTTTCGAGACGCAGACAATCTCGTCCAATCGCCCTACGAATTCGAGGGGGACGTACGCTTGATGGGGACTCCCCTCGCCGAGTTCTCCACCCGGAAGCTCATATACCCAGTCACCGCGGGGTGTTTCCAGGAGGTACTCGTCCTTTGAGAACAACATTGTCGCCGACACAACGTCTCCGATTTCATCGTTTTTCACGCGATTGAGTGCTTCCTGAACAAACGGAAGGAATAGTTTATTGTGGACGACCGAAACGAGAGTGTCAGTTTCGTCGACGATGTCAATTAGTTTCTGGACCTCCTTGCTATTCATTGCCGCCGGTTTCTCGATAAGAGCTGGGATTCCTGCTTCGAGAACCACTTCCGCGATTGCCACGTGAGTCTGTGGAGGTGTACAGATGTGGACGGAATCGAGATCCTCCTCAGCCAACATCTGCTCGAGGTCGGTGTACGCAGTTGCCCCGGTTTCGCGTGCTACCGAACGAACTCGGTCTTCGTCTAAGTCACAGACTGCAGCTAGTGTCGTACGAGGGTTTATTTCGATAGCTGGGACGTGTTGGTTCGGTCCTGCGTTCCCACAACCAATAATAGCTGTCGCAATCTGGCTCATGGCCGAGAATCTTCGCGAAGATAATAAATGCCTGCGGTTTTCTCTCGACGATTCGTCAAAGACAAGAGTTCTGCCTCGGTCAGAAGCGTGTTGTCGAAACGAATACGCTTTAACCCGTCGAACCGCTATTATCGGCTACCGTACGAACAAATGCATGCTATATTCGATAAAGTTACGGTGGTCGTTCCTACCGCTCGAGCGAACATCGTCACCCCCGAAACCATCCCATCAGACGCGGAGGTCGTCGTTCGCCGGGACGACGGACTCAACGCCGCTAGAAACGCCGGCGTCGAAGAGGCGAGTAATGATTGGATAGTTATCGCCGACGACGACATCGAATTTCCGACTGAGACGGTCGCAGGGACGATTGAGCGAATGAACGACCGGACGCTCGCAGGTCTCGCCGATTTTCCACCGTTACGGTGGATTATCGGACGGTTGATGATATTCCATCGGGACCTCTGGCGAACCGTAGGTGGATTCGACGAGAGCAGACATCATGGTGGAGACACGGATTTCGCCATCCGTGTCGAGAAGGTTGGCGGGCAGGTACTCCAACTCGACCGGGAGTCGGTCCCTCACTACGACGAGGACACGGGCAAGGGGATGGACGAGTTCGAGCATTTAGAGTGGATGGTGTATCTTGTCCGGCGGCATCCAACGACGTTCGGACCGGTAGCGGCCCGTATCCTTGGCAGGAAAGTCCTGAAGATACTTAAGAGTTAGGAAATCGACCGGTGTTCAGGCGTATCCAAGATCTTCGAGTCGCTTCTGAGTCATCTCGTCCACGTCGCCCATCCCATCACTTTCGTCGCGCACGCCCCGGTCCTCAATGGACTCGAAGGTCGATTCGACCCAGTCACTGGCGTCGGCGTCGTCGATCCTCGTCGCCGCTTTCGAGTCGCAGACGAGAACTGACACGGTCTCATCTCGCCAGGTCATATCTTTGCGGACGAAGCTACCCTCATCGCGGTAAACTGCTCTGGCGTCACCGTTGAACCGCCAGAGATCGTCGCAGTACTTGCTCGCACGCTCCTCCATCGGTTCTTCGAGACCATGCGAGGAAGCGACGACTGGCCCGTCCGGAACGAAGGCCGCCTCGTCCCAATCGTCGTCCAATAGCGAGTGGACCGCCTCGGGGAACTGCGTAAGTGACGCCGGCTCAGAGACGCATTCGCTGTCTCGCTGGCCGGGGGCACGGACCACCAGTGGTACGTGAAGGAGAGTCTCGTGGATGCCCGCACCGTGAGCGGCGACCCGCGCTCCGGGCCTGATTCGACTTGGTTCACCGAATCCCTCACCGTGATCAGCGGTGATGACAACCAGCGTATCTTCGAGGACGCCGCGCTCGTCTAGGACTTTCATCACATGACCGATCTGATTATCCATTTGGTGAATTGTTCCGTCGTAGAGACCTTCGAGGGCCTTGCGTTGCCACCACGGTCGCCGACCGCCATTGAATTCCCAGACTTGGTCTTTCATCTCCTCTTGCAGGTCGCGTAACTTCTCGCCGCCCCAGCCATCGTGGCCGGTGTCAGGTTCGTAGGGGAGGTGGCCGTCCATGAAGTTGATGCAGGCCGCCCACGGACCGTCGCGCTCGGCTTCCCAGTCCAGGAAGAGATCGGCATACACCTCCGAGGGCGTGCTCGCGGTCAGCGTGTCTGGGAGGTACCGCGGGTAGTCCCACGCGAGTTTCGTGACGACGCCGTTGACCAGCGACTGCAACGGCGCGTCGCTTGCGAGACAGTGCCGGAGATACGCGAGATACTGCCCCTGTCCCTCGGTCAGCACGAAGTTGCTCGGATCCACCGCGTCGGGATACGGTAGATTCCGGGCGCCCTCCACGGTGTCGAAGGCGTCCTTCAGCCCGACGTCCATATCCGTGATCCAGGTGTTCTCGGAGAAGACGCCCGTCTCGTAGCCGTGGTCGTCCCGCAACTCCTCGAAGATCGTGTGCCCTTTACGAAGCGAGTGTTTCGCGCGCGTGACGCCGTGTTCCTCGACGTGAAGCCCGGTAAACATGCTAGTATGACTCGGAAGACTCCACGTCCCGGGTGATCGAGCCTGCTCGTAGACCGTCGCTTCCTCTGCGAACGTTTCAAGAAATGGTGTAGTTTCGTGTTCGTGT
This window encodes:
- a CDS encoding Gfo/Idh/MocA family protein; this translates as MSQIATAIIGCGNAGPNQHVPAIEINPRTTLAAVCDLDEDRVRSVARETGATAYTDLEQMLAEEDLDSVHICTPPQTHVAIAEVVLEAGIPALIEKPAAMNSKEVQKLIDIVDETDTLVSVVHNKLFLPFVQEALNRVKNDEIGDVVSATMLFSKDEYLLETPRGDWVYELPGGELGEGSPHQAYVPLEFVGRLDEIVCVSKQNFADYGEPIEFDGVSIEAQDTEGRLITIKIITNSVSQDQLHVHGTDGELRVDFMKKGTFDYTTKSGFSAGSLVIDSLDAAGQHVFNVGKNAFSYLEREWYRKQGDERGEHSNGHYVVIDQFVDAIQGQGEPPVPLEDAYDTMRILEALDE
- a CDS encoding glycosyltransferase family 2 protein, with the translated sequence MVVPTARANIVTPETIPSDAEVVVRRDDGLNAARNAGVEEASNDWIVIADDDIEFPTETVAGTIERMNDRTLAGLADFPPLRWIIGRLMIFHRDLWRTVGGFDESRHHGGDTDFAIRVEKVGGQVLQLDRESVPHYDEDTGKGMDEFEHLEWMVYLVRRHPTTFGPVAARILGRKVLKILKS
- a CDS encoding sulfatase produces the protein MNPNVLLIVLDSVRASNTSLYGHEHETTPFLETFAEEATVYEQARSPGTWSLPSHTSMFTGLHVEEHGVTRAKHSLRKGHTIFEELRDDHGYETGVFSENTWITDMDVGLKDAFDTVEGARNLPYPDAVDPSNFVLTEGQGQYLAYLRHCLASDAPLQSLVNGVVTKLAWDYPRYLPDTLTASTPSEVYADLFLDWEAERDGPWAACINFMDGHLPYEPDTGHDGWGGEKLRDLQEEMKDQVWEFNGGRRPWWQRKALEGLYDGTIHQMDNQIGHVMKVLDERGVLEDTLVVITADHGEGFGEPSRIRPGARVAAHGAGIHETLLHVPLVVRAPGQRDSECVSEPASLTQFPEAVHSLLDDDWDEAAFVPDGPVVASSHGLEEPMEERASKYCDDLWRFNGDARAVYRDEGSFVRKDMTWRDETVSVLVCDSKAATRIDDADASDWVESTFESIEDRGVRDESDGMGDVDEMTQKRLEDLGYA